Genomic window (Brevibacterium paucivorans):
TCCTTCTTGTCTTTCTTGCTGTAACGCTTCTTGTTAGACGAACCAGACGAGCCGCTATTAGACGAAGACTTAGACACACCAGACTTGTTCTTTGGTCGATCCTTGTCAGGCAGATCAGGTCGCTTAGGGAATTTGCTCTTGGGCTGCCCCTCCAAAGCGTCGCTCATGTAACGCGTCCACACTTGGATAGGAAACGACCCACCTGTCACTTCACCGCGTCCACCGTAGGAACCGATCTTCTGCCAACGTCCCTCTTCGTCTTCACGGAACAGCGACACGGCAGTCGCGAGTTCCGGGGTATATCCCACGAACCATGCGGAATACGCATCCGACGACGTACCCGTCTTACCGGCCGCTGGACGTCCCAGGTTCTGCGCGTACGATCCCGACCCACTCTGAACCACCTGCGACAGGGCATAGGTGGTTTCAGCCATGATGTCTTGTTCGAACTTGCGTTCACCCTTGGTGTCGGGTTTGTACAGCGATTCACCGCTCGAATCGACGGCTTCGCGCACAAAGTGAGGTGACCGGTACACCCCTTCAGCTGCGAAGGTAGAGAAAGCCGAAGCCATTTGCAGCGTCGTTGGGCTGGCAGTACCTAGCACGTTTGAAGCATTGTCGTCGAGCCCGGGCGTGTCTTTAGGCAAGCCCGCACGAACAGCTACATCCCGGGTCTTATCCGGTCCAACATTGATGTTGAGCTGCGCGTACGCCGTGTTGATGGAGCTCTGTGTCGCCTTGAGCAACGTCACCGAACCATAGGACGCACCACCGTAGTTCTTTGGCGTCCACGGGCGACCGTTGTTGGGGAAGGTGACGGGCGATCCGCGGAACGAGTCATTTAGGCGGTAGCCAGCTTCCAACCCCGCTACTAGCGCAAACGGCTTAAACGTGGACCCCGCCTGTGCGGTGTCCTGCGTGGAGTTGTTCTGCATCCGCTCAAAGTACTTGGGCCCACCGTAAAAGGCTTTGACCTCACCAGTTGCAGGGTCAATCGACGTCAAACCTGCGTGCATACCCTTTTTCATCTTGGGTAGCGTGTCGATCGCGTCCTGAGCGTCACGCATCCGGTCACGGTTGAACGTGGACGTGATCTTCATTCCGCCACGGTCAATCTGGTCGTCGGTCATCCCCTGGTTCTTCAGTTCGGAACGAACGGCGTCCATCATGTAGCCAGCCTGTCCCAAACGTTCGTTGTCAGACCGCGGCTTTTTCACCTCGGGCAGTTGCGCGTTCTTCGCGTCTTCCTTGGTGATGTAGCCGTTTTCAGCCATGTTGTTCAGCACGTACCGGAAGCGGTCTTCGTACCGTTCCGGATTTTCGGACGGGTCGGCCAGGTTGGGTCGCTGGATCATCGCTGCCAGCAGGGCGGACTGCTCTACCGTAAGTTCTTTCGCCGAGGTGTCAAAGTAGTTGTGTGCCGCGACTTCAACTCCATAGGACTTGCGTCCCAAGAAGATGGTGTTGAGGTAATCGGCCATGATTTGGTCTTTTGACTTCTCTTGGTCGATCTTGATCGCGATGAACATTTCTTTGAGCTTACGCGTAAGCGTTTTTTCGTTCGTCAGATAGTAGTTCTTGACGTACTGCTGAGTGATTGTGGAACCACCACCGGCGTAGTTGTCGGTGATAACACCCACGGCGGCACGAGACAGACCCTTGACACTGATACCGCGGTTTTCATAGAACGACTGGTCTTCAGCAGCGATCGCGGCCTGTTGCATGGTGGGTGAAATGTCCTGAATGTCTACGCTCTTCCGGTCTTCAACTTTGAAGGTACCGATCACGGTTTTACCGTCGTCGTAGTACACGGTCGACGTCTGCCCGGCAGCCGCGGCGTTGGGCTCAGGAATTGACGTGCTGAGGTAACCAACAGTGAAAAGACCAATGATCAGAACGAAACCGGTCAAAATACCCAAGCCAATCAGGCGCAACGACGGGAACCATTTGGCCAATCCCGTGTACCCGGCCCGCGGGTAGTTCAGCAGGCTCTTGGTCTCATCTTTTCGTGTCCGCGTCCCCACGCGTCTCCCTTCACCACAACAGTCAGTGCGTTTAGCCCCACTACTCTGCCATTCAAAGTTGAGAGTTTACTTGGTTTAACTTTGTATGAGTCTTGGAGCGTGTTCGGGACCCGGTACAACACAAGCGGTCCACTCACATTGTCTCATGTGAGTGGACCGTTTGGTGATTAAGTGACCCCCGCCGAGGTGTGTGTCACCTTACGTTGAAAAGCGAGCTAGCCCTTGAGTTCCGGGAAGTCGGTGTCCGCGTATTCCTGTCCCGTCACGGTGGGGTCACCGAAGTCTGGGTGCAACTGCTGTTCGCGTGTGCGCAGTTCAACACGGCGGATCTTTCCCGAAATGGTCTTGGGGAGTTCTGTGAACTCGATGCGGCGGATGCGCTTGTATGGTGCCAGTTCCGCGCGGCAGAAGCGCAGGATTTCCTTTGCGGTTTCTGGACCAGGTTCAATTCCGGGAGCCAGCACCACGTACGCCTTAGGCACAGCGAGTCGAACTGGGTCAGGCGAAGGAACAACCGCTGCTTCGACCACGTATTCGTGTTCGATGAGCACGCTTTCGAGTTCGAACGGTGACAGACGGTAATCCGACGCCTTGAACACGTCATCTGCGCGGCCCACGTAGGTGATGTAACCATCAGCGTCCCTGGCTGCGACGTCACCGGTGTGATAGACACCGTCAGCAAAAGCCTCAGCGGTCTTGGCTTCGTTGTTCCAGTAACCCTGCGTGAGGCCCACTGGGCGAGGGTCGAGGGTCAAGCAGATTTCACCTTCGTCACCCAGTTCCCCTGTGGCAGGGTCACGCAGCACCACATTGAAACCAGGCAACTGGCGTCCCATGGATCCGGGTTTCATGTGCTGACCTGGGGAGTTACCGATCTGCAGAGTCGTTTCCGTCTGACCGAAACCGTCGCGAATGGTGACGTTCCAGTGGTCTTGAACGCGCTGGATAACTTCCGGGTTGAGCGGTTCACCGGCACCCAATGCCTTGGTGGGCGGGGTCTTCAGTTCGCGCAAATCAGCCTGGATGAGCATGCGCCATACGGTGGGAGGCGCACAGAATGAGGTCACTCCCACCCGCTCCATGACGCTCATGAGCTTGGAGGCGTCAAAGCGCGAGTAGTTGTAGAGGAATACACACGCTTCCGCGATCCATGGGGTGAAAATGTTGCTCCACGCGTGCTTGGCCCATCCGGGGGAGGCGACGTTGAGGTGAACATCGCCGGGTTCCAGTCCCATCCAGTACATGGTGGAAAGGTGCCCCACCGGGTAGGACACGTGGGTGTGTGCCACCATCTTGGCTTTCGATGTGGTTCCCGAGGTGAAGTACAGCAACATCAGATCGTCGGCTTTGCTCTGACCTTGGGGGTCGAACTGGGTTGGCGCGTCCACATAGTTCGCGTATGCGAAGTCACCTTCGCGTGCAGGTTCGGCTCCTACCACAATGCGTACGAGTGGGTGTTCGACGTCGTCGAACTTGGCGCAGTCCTGTTCGTTGGCAACGACGAACTGAGCCTCTCCGCGTTCTGCACGGTCAGAAAGGTCAATGGGCCCCAACTGTGTGGTGGTAGGCATAATGACGGCGCCCAGTTTGATCCCTGCGAGCATGGTTTCCCACAGTTCTACCTGGTTAGTGAGCATGACCATGATGTGGTCGCCGCGCTTGACCCCACAACTGCGCAGGTAGTTTGCCAGTTTGTTGGATCGCTCAGAAAGCTCCTGGTAGCTCCACTTGCCTTCTGCTCCGTCTTCTTCCACGATCCACAGGGCAGGGTTGTTGTTGCCTTGAGCGATCTGGTCAAACCAGTCGAGAGCGAAGTTGAAGTTTTCAAAGCGTGGCCAGCTGAACTGTTCACACGCCGCATCGTAATCTTCGCGAAGTTTGATTAGCAGGTCACGTGCCTCACGAAACTGCTCTGTTTGTGGGTTCATCCGGCTCTCCTATGACGAATGTGCTCTAACGCACAATATACCTTACGGGTTCCGCTCCGCCTTTGAGTCAGGTTCTACAGTTTCCCACCAGTTGAGAAGCTGAACCCGAGCTTCGTCATACGACAGTGGCCCGTGTTCCATCCGAATCTCGAGCATGTGCTTATATGCACGACCAACGACCGGCCCCGGAGTGATCCCCAGGATCTCCATGATTTGCTGACCGTTGAGATCTGGGCGAATCGCACCAATCGCTTCCTTCTGTGCGAGCGCTTCGATTCGACGCTCAAGATCGTCATACGCAAAGGCTAAACGTTCAGCCTTACGACGGTTGCGGGTCGTGACATCCGACCGGGTCAGGATGTGTAACCGAGTAAGCAGGTCACCGGCATCGGTGACATAACGTCGTACGGCTGAGTCGGTCCAGCCTGCGTCGCCATAACCGTAGAACCGCAAGTGAAGTTCAACCAGGCGAGCCACCTTGGTGGTGGTTTCCTTATCGAAGTTCAAGGCCTTCATGCGGGAGCGTGTGAGCTTAGCGCCCACCACATCGTGATGGTAGAACGTCACCGCTCCCCCAGGTGCAAACTTCCGGGTTGCAGGCTTCCCCACATCGTGCATGAGCGCTGCAAAGCGAACAATGAAGTCAGGGGCCGTGAACTCGGGATCCACGGTGGCTTTCTTCGCGGTGTCTTGAGCCTGCTCAGCTACCGACTCACCCACGTCGCCTTCGGCGTTGCGCATCGCACGCTTGGCGTACTCTGTTTCAAGCTGAACCGCTTGCCGCAACACCGTGAGGCTGTGCTGATACACGTCCTTGTGGCGGTGGTGTTCATCGCGCTCCAAACGCAATCCAGACACCTCGGGAAGAATATGGTCAGCCAAACCTGTATTCACAAGGGCGTCAATTCCAGCCCACGGTTCAGCACCCACAATGAGTTTGGTCAACTCATCGCGCACGCGTTCAGCTGAAACGATCGCAATGCGGTCTGCCATATCGGACATAGCCGCACGCACCTCGGGCGCCAATGAAAAACCCAACTGCGACACAAACCGCGCCGCCCGCATCATGCGCAACGGGTCATCAGTAAAACTGGTCGTAGCACTCCCAGGGGTAGTGATTGTGCGACTCTCTAGCGCACTCAGTCCGTTGTACGGGTCCACGAATGTGCGGCTCGGCAGGCGCACCGCCATGGCGCCGATCGTGAAATCCCTGCGCACCAAATCGTCGTCCAGATTGTCGCCAAATGCCACGGTGGGTTTACGGGATTGCGGGTCGTAAGAATCGGCACGATACGTGGTGATCTCTACCTGATAACCCCGCTTCATCATGCCAATCGTGCCGAACTTCCGGCCAATGTCCCAGTAGGTATCGGCCCACGGTGCAATGATCTTCTCAATGTCATCGGGGCGGGCGTCAGTGGTGAAATCTAAATCTGGGATCTCCCGCCCCAGCAACGCATCGCGTACCGAACCACCCACCAAAGCAAGCTCAAAACCTGCCTGGTCAAAACGGTTACCAAGCTCGCCCACAATTGGATCGAGTGAGTCCAGTACATCCATGAGCCGGACATGAGCTTCCGCAGCAAACACGAGGTTCCTTTCTTCCTGCGTCCCATGAAAGATTACACGCCTAGGGAATCTTCAAACTAGCAACGTAGGGTGGAAGCATGAGCAGACCACGTCCACGACCGGGCCATTTCCCGGCCCTGTCACGCACAGTGGAGGAAACCTCCGCTGGTGGAATCGTGGTCAACCTCAACTCTCCAGCGCTTGAAGTCGCAGTTATTGCGCGAATTAACCGTGCCGGTCGCCTTGAATGGTGCCTACCTAAGGGACACTTGGAGGGTGAAGAAACACCCGCCCAAGCAGCAATGCGCGAAGTCGCAGAAGAGACCGGAATAGTGGGAAAAGTTTTAGCGCCCTTAGGCAGTGTGGACTACTGGTTTTCCGCGGCAGGTTTCCGTGTACACAAGGTCGTCCACCATTTTCTGCTCCGCGCAATCGGTGGCGAACTCACCATTGAAAACGACCCCGACCAAGAAGCTGTTGCCGCCGCATGGGTGCCATTCGACGAACTGCCCCAACGCTTGTCATTCGCTAACGAACGACGCATCGTCATCGCAGCCCGCCACACTCTCCCGCGCTTCGACCTGTCATGAAAATCCTGACCACGCTAGGCTCACTGCTTCTAGCCTTACTGCTCATCGTCACGCCTTCCACCGGGGCCATAGCACAGCCCAACACCCCCACCCCAAAGCCCACTAGTAGCGAAGAGGCGGCCACCACCTCGGCGACCATTCACATCACCGACGTCACCCCGTGGATGGACGAAAACGGCACCTTTAAACTTGCCGGAAAGATCGAAGCGAAAGCCAACATCAAGGACCCACGGCTGAGCTTGCGTATGACCCGCAACTCACTCCCAAGCGTGGACTCAGCACGGACGTGGCAAGAAGGAAAGATCACCGGGACCCGCCAAATCGCCACCGCCCAAAAACTCCCCAACGAACTGCGGGCGGGCACCACCACCTCGTTCACCTTCGAACTCAAACCAACAGAGATGGGGCTGCGCGAAGGGAGCCCCTTAACCTCGTGGGGCGTTCGCGGGCTGGCAGTCACCTTGAGCGGCGACAGCGAAGACGACACAGTTGCGAAACCTCGGACCACATTCACCACGTGGTACCCCCACCCCAAAATCGACCCCACGCGCATCAACATGCTGGTGCCCATCACCATGACCGGGTACAGCGAGGACGGGCTCATCAGCCAAGACGAA
Coding sequences:
- a CDS encoding transglycosylase domain-containing protein, whose amino-acid sequence is MGTRTRKDETKSLLNYPRAGYTGLAKWFPSLRLIGLGILTGFVLIIGLFTVGYLSTSIPEPNAAAAGQTSTVYYDDGKTVIGTFKVEDRKSVDIQDISPTMQQAAIAAEDQSFYENRGISVKGLSRAAVGVITDNYAGGGSTITQQYVKNYYLTNEKTLTRKLKEMFIAIKIDQEKSKDQIMADYLNTIFLGRKSYGVEVAAHNYFDTSAKELTVEQSALLAAMIQRPNLADPSENPERYEDRFRYVLNNMAENGYITKEDAKNAQLPEVKKPRSDNERLGQAGYMMDAVRSELKNQGMTDDQIDRGGMKITSTFNRDRMRDAQDAIDTLPKMKKGMHAGLTSIDPATGEVKAFYGGPKYFERMQNNSTQDTAQAGSTFKPFALVAGLEAGYRLNDSFRGSPVTFPNNGRPWTPKNYGGASYGSVTLLKATQSSINTAYAQLNINVGPDKTRDVAVRAGLPKDTPGLDDNASNVLGTASPTTLQMASAFSTFAAEGVYRSPHFVREAVDSSGESLYKPDTKGERKFEQDIMAETTYALSQVVQSGSGSYAQNLGRPAAGKTGTSSDAYSAWFVGYTPELATAVSLFREDEEGRWQKIGSYGGRGEVTGGSFPIQVWTRYMSDALEGQPKSKFPKRPDLPDKDRPKNKSGVSKSSSNSGSSGSSNKKRYSKKDKKDDEGKKDEEKKPEEDQKESDDSDDSGDSGDSGDKGKDSGSESGDFGGSEDSGSEKKKSGGDKSSGEKGNTPPKKKEPKKSKSKSSSSSKSKSSKSSTSSE
- a CDS encoding AMP-binding protein gives rise to the protein MNPQTEQFREARDLLIKLREDYDAACEQFSWPRFENFNFALDWFDQIAQGNNNPALWIVEEDGAEGKWSYQELSERSNKLANYLRSCGVKRGDHIMVMLTNQVELWETMLAGIKLGAVIMPTTTQLGPIDLSDRAERGEAQFVVANEQDCAKFDDVEHPLVRIVVGAEPAREGDFAYANYVDAPTQFDPQGQSKADDLMLLYFTSGTTSKAKMVAHTHVSYPVGHLSTMYWMGLEPGDVHLNVASPGWAKHAWSNIFTPWIAEACVFLYNYSRFDASKLMSVMERVGVTSFCAPPTVWRMLIQADLRELKTPPTKALGAGEPLNPEVIQRVQDHWNVTIRDGFGQTETTLQIGNSPGQHMKPGSMGRQLPGFNVVLRDPATGELGDEGEICLTLDPRPVGLTQGYWNNEAKTAEAFADGVYHTGDVAARDADGYITYVGRADDVFKASDYRLSPFELESVLIEHEYVVEAAVVPSPDPVRLAVPKAYVVLAPGIEPGPETAKEILRFCRAELAPYKRIRRIEFTELPKTISGKIRRVELRTREQQLHPDFGDPTVTGQEYADTDFPELKG
- a CDS encoding CCA tRNA nucleotidyltransferase, producing the protein MDVLDSLDPIVGELGNRFDQAGFELALVGGSVRDALLGREIPDLDFTTDARPDDIEKIIAPWADTYWDIGRKFGTIGMMKRGYQVEITTYRADSYDPQSRKPTVAFGDNLDDDLVRRDFTIGAMAVRLPSRTFVDPYNGLSALESRTITTPGSATTSFTDDPLRMMRAARFVSQLGFSLAPEVRAAMSDMADRIAIVSAERVRDELTKLIVGAEPWAGIDALVNTGLADHILPEVSGLRLERDEHHRHKDVYQHSLTVLRQAVQLETEYAKRAMRNAEGDVGESVAEQAQDTAKKATVDPEFTAPDFIVRFAALMHDVGKPATRKFAPGGAVTFYHHDVVGAKLTRSRMKALNFDKETTTKVARLVELHLRFYGYGDAGWTDSAVRRYVTDAGDLLTRLHILTRSDVTTRNRRKAERLAFAYDDLERRIEALAQKEAIGAIRPDLNGQQIMEILGITPGPVVGRAYKHMLEIRMEHGPLSYDEARVQLLNWWETVEPDSKAERNP
- a CDS encoding NUDIX hydrolase produces the protein MSRPRPRPGHFPALSRTVEETSAGGIVVNLNSPALEVAVIARINRAGRLEWCLPKGHLEGEETPAQAAMREVAEETGIVGKVLAPLGSVDYWFSAAGFRVHKVVHHFLLRAIGGELTIENDPDQEAVAAAWVPFDELPQRLSFANERRIVIAARHTLPRFDLS